The region GCAACACCTCCTGACATGATTGAAGACGTGCTTGAACTCTCAGATTTTGTTCAGGTCATGGGAGTAAACCCCGGATTTGGAGGGCAGAAATTTATACACTCTCAGCTTGATAAAATCAGAACACTTAAAAAAATGCTAGAGCAAAGGGGCCTTGATGTTCCAGTTGGGGTTGATGGGGGCGTAGATACAAAAACGGCTCCGCTCATAGTTGAGGCAGGAGCAACAGTGCTTATCGCAGGCTCAAGTGTCTATAATTCTAAAGCCAGCGTGAGGGATAATGTAGATGCGCTTTTAAATAGTGTGCAGTAAATCAAAATTGGTGATATGATTAAATTTAGAAACATATATTTCAAACACAAATAACATTTTAAGGAGGGCAGCATGAAAATTGGAATGATTGGTCTTGGTAAAATGGGTGGAAATATGACGGAGCGTCTTTTGCGCGGTAAGCATGAGGTGGTTGTTTACAACCTTACTCAAGGGCCTATTGATGAGGCCGCCAAAAAGGGAGCAATACCTGCAAAATCTGTGGCAGATCTTGTTAGGAAACTGCCTAAGCCAAAGGTTGTATGGCTTATGGTTCCTGCAGGCAAGCCTGTTGATCAAAATATCAGAGAACTTAAGAAATATCTAAAGAAAAATGATGTAATTATTGACGGTGGAAACTCTGAGTGGCAGGACTCACAGAAAAGAGCTAAATCACTTAAGCCAAGCGGCATCAAATTTGTAGACTGCGGAGTTAGCGGCGGAGTTTGGGGCCTGAAAGAAGGCTATTGTCTTATGTACGGCGGCGATAAAAAGACCTGTGATTATGTTGAGCCTATTTTTAAAACACTAGCTCCTAAAAAAGGATATCTATACTGCGGCCCAGAGGGTTCAGGGCACTATGTGAAGATGGTTCATAACG is a window of Thermodesulfobacteriota bacterium DNA encoding:
- a CDS encoding ribulose-phosphate 3-epimerase, with protein sequence ATPPDMIEDVLELSDFVQVMGVNPGFGGQKFIHSQLDKIRTLKKMLEQRGLDVPVGVDGGVDTKTAPLIVEAGATVLIAGSSVYNSKASVRDNVDALLNSVQ
- the gnd gene encoding phosphogluconate dehydrogenase (NAD(+)-dependent, decarboxylating) — its product is MKIGMIGLGKMGGNMTERLLRGKHEVVVYNLTQGPIDEAAKKGAIPAKSVADLVRKLPKPKVVWLMVPAGKPVDQNIRELKKYLKKNDVIIDGGNSEWQDSQKRAKSLKPSGIKFVDCGVSGGVWGLKEGYCLMYGGDKKTCDYVEPIFKTLAPKKGYLYCGPEGSGHYVKMVHNGIEYGMLQAYAEGFAVLESSEFDLDLRAISSVWQYGSVVRSWILELAERVFKEDPTLDDLDPYVWDSGEGRWTVEAAMRQNVPAPIITASLLARIASRDTDSFSMKTIAALRNQFGGHAVKKKADD